One stretch of Prunus persica cultivar Lovell chromosome G1, Prunus_persica_NCBIv2, whole genome shotgun sequence DNA includes these proteins:
- the LOC109948827 gene encoding uncharacterized protein LOC109948827 gives MLPLLNAVERNLTVDYQRGFFFYFLLPPSISLLSSIQRKIGEEETETEAERSSVWFSGKMMAANSKLSYESSFQQCLVEENRKKMEALNLPQIALQAHRSPVFVEGVLMPGRTYHSNRHKDQKLR, from the exons ATGCTTCCATTACTCAATGCAGTGGAAAGGAACTTAACGGTCGACTACCAAAGAgggttttttttctattttcttttgcctCCATCCATTTCCCTTCTTTCTTCCATCCAAAGAAAAATAGGAGAAgaagagacagagacagaggcAGAGAGATCTTCCGTTTGGTTCTCGGGAAAAATGATGGCGGCTAACTCTAAGTTATCATACGAGAGCTCTTTTCAGCAGTGTTTGGTGGAggaaaacaggaagaaaaTGGAAGCACTCAATCTGCCTCAGATTGCTCTGCAGGCTCATCGATCCCCT GTTTTTGTTGAGGGAGTATTGATGCCTGGAAGGACCTACCACTCTAACAGGCACAAGGATCAGAAGCTTAG GTAA